A single genomic interval of Rhodoligotrophos appendicifer harbors:
- a CDS encoding precorrin-8X methylmutase, translating to MRPVYNYIRDGAEIYRRSFATIREEADLSGFSDAEARVAVRIIHACGLTETARDLAFTPTFYDAARNALLAGKPILCDSKMVAHGITRSRLPAENKVICTLDDPRVASHAASIGNTRSAAALDLWLDVMEGSLVAIGNAPTALFHLLEMIDAGAPKPAAVVAMPVGFIGAAESKEAVLTDGRLPTVVVKGRRGGSAMAAAAVNALASEFE from the coding sequence ATGCGGCCCGTGTACAATTACATTCGAGATGGCGCAGAAATCTATAGGAGGTCTTTTGCGACCATTCGAGAGGAGGCTGATCTTAGTGGCTTCTCGGATGCAGAGGCCAGGGTGGCCGTACGCATCATTCACGCTTGCGGTTTGACGGAGACAGCTCGGGACCTTGCTTTCACTCCGACTTTTTACGACGCTGCGCGTAACGCCCTTCTTGCCGGAAAACCCATCCTTTGCGATTCCAAAATGGTCGCCCATGGAATTACTCGTTCGCGTCTACCGGCGGAAAACAAGGTTATATGCACACTTGATGACCCAAGAGTCGCGTCTCATGCGGCCAGCATCGGCAACACGCGTTCTGCAGCCGCTCTGGACCTCTGGTTGGATGTGATGGAGGGTTCTCTCGTCGCTATCGGCAACGCTCCAACGGCGCTCTTCCATTTGCTGGAAATGATCGATGCAGGTGCGCCAAAGCCGGCCGCCGTCGTCGCCATGCCGGTCGGTTTTATCGGGGCTGCGGAATCCAAGGAAGCTGTTCTGACTGATGGCCGGCTGCCCACAGTAGTGGTCAAAGGACGCAGAGGTGGAAGCGCGATGGCCGCTGCTGCGGTGAACGCACTTGCCAGCGAGTTCGAATGA